The genomic stretch GTGAGTTATAGGTTTCCGAGTTTTTATCAACTTGGAAATATATACTCCATACTCAAGACTGGTATTATCCTTTAGCCTCACTTTCCCCTATGTATAAACTTTCTTGAGTATGGAGTATATATTTCCAAGTTGATAAAAAAACTCGGAAACCTATGACTTACCTGGTGGTGAGTCTTTTACAGAAAGAGATTAAAAACTCGGAAACCTATGACTGACCTGGTGGTGAGTCTTCTACAGAAAGAGATTAAAAACTCGGAAACCTATGACTGACCTGGTGGTGAGTCTTCTACAGAAAGAGATTAAAAACTCGGACACCTATGACTGACCTGGTGGTGAGTCTTTTACAGAAAGAGATTAAAAACTCGGAAACCTATGACTGACCTGGTGGTGAGTCTTCTACAGAAAGAGATTAAAAACTCGGAAACCTATGACTGACCTGGTGGTGAGTCTTGTACAGAAAGAGATTAAAAACTCGGACACCTATGACTGACCTGGTGGTGAGTCTTCTACAGAAAGAGATTTTGCTGCATACAAATATATTCCCAATAGTCTTATAAAAACAAGagtgaaatgtctcgccttctatactaatcattgatattatgttgatagtccaaagtataaagctaagctttattacaactgtcacataaacttaacattaaccaagataactaaacaaagaccaatgaaccttgaaaattaggtcaaggtcagataaaccatgccaggcagacatgtacagctaacaatgcttctataaaacatatatagttgacccattacttaaaGTTTAAGCctgaaaatagaccaaaacacaaaaacttaacactgtgcaatgaaccgtgaaaatgaggtcacagtcaaataaaacctgcgcgactgacataaagatcataaaatatttccatacaccaaatatagttgacctatgcaATATAGTATTAGAGAAaaagaccaaaattcaaaaacttaactttgaccactgcaccatgaatatgaggtcaaggtcacatgacatctgcccgctagacatgtacattttgtacaccTTACACTCATtccaaacaacaaatatagtagacctattgcatatagtatgagaaaaacagaccaaaacacaaaaatttaactaaaaccactgaaccatggaaataaggtcaaggtcagatgacacctgccagttggacatgttcaccttacagtccttccatacaccgaatatactagccctattgcttatagtatctgagatatggagttgaccaccaaaacttaaccttgttcactgatccatgaaatgaggtcgaggtcaagtgaaaactgtctgacagacatgaggaccttgcaaggtacgcacatatcaaatatagttatcctattacttataataagagagaattcaacattacaaaaaaattgaacttttttttcaagtggtcactgaaccatgaaaacgaggtcaaggacattggacatgtgactgacggaaacttcgtaacatgaagcatctatagacaaagtatgaagcatccaggtcttccaccttctaaaatataaagcttttaagaagtgagctatcaccgccgccgccgccgccggatcactatccctatgtcgagctttctgcaacaaaagttgcaggctcgacaaaaaccgtTGGTCTTGGAGTCAACACAACCAGTACTACTTAAAACATGATTTCATAGTCAAATATTTTACCGTCCTGAacatggttttcccgtttgaatggttttacactagtaattttcggggccctgtatagcttgctgtgcggtgtaagccaaggctccgtgtttaagacagtactttgacctataatggtttactttcataaattgtgacttggatggtgagctgtctcattggcactcatatcacatctccttatatctatgaaatatttgccactggacgttaagtaaacaacaatcaatcaatcaatctatacatatttattttcataaactCGTATCGTTTGGTTTCCATTTCCCTTTTATACATATTGAtccttatttattttgtttactgttttttGTTTACCCTACTCATTGATTTTCTGACAGAAATAGACCTATAGCTATAAAACTTTATTGCACAGAGAGCCTTATCTTGTATATACTGGTTTTTTTTACCCTATCATTAATTTTCTGACAGAAATAGACTTATAGCTGTTATAGAACTTTATTGCACGGAGAGCCTTATTTTGTATATACTGTTTTTTTTACCCTATCGTTAATTTTCTGACAGAAATAGACCTATAGTTATTATAGGATTTTATTGCACAGAGAGCTGAGTATTTTGTATATACTGTTTTTTGTTAACCCTATTATTAATTTTTTGACAGAAATAGACCTATAGCTATGAATAGAACTTTATTGCACGGAGAGGCCTTTTGTATCTACAGTTTTTTTTTACCCTATCATTAATTTTCTGACAGAAATAGACCTATAGCTATAGAACTTTATTGCACAGTGagccttattttttatatactgtttttttttaccctATCTTTAATTTTTTGACAGAAATAGACCTATAGCTATAAAACTTTATTGCACGGAGagccttatttttttatatacttttttttacccTATCAATAATTTTCTGACAGAAATAGACCTATAGCTATAAAACTTTTTTGCACGGAGAGTTAAGATAGATTTGACAAATGTCTGATATATTTACGACTGGTTTTAATAACATCTTCAAAAAATACTGTAACAGTTTTAGATACTTATCATATAATCAGCAACCTTATCGAGTATTTTTAGTAACTTCACACATGTCAAATGCAGAACGAATAATGTTTGCTGATCTAGCAGTAAAGTTTTCGATACTTATCTGAAAAAAATCCGGGTTTATTTCAGAAAATTAAGAAAATCTAGTTTTTTTTGTACGTATTTCAGATAATCCTAATTTATGTTCAGACAATCAATTATCTCATTTCTTGTGACAATCTAGATTTATCTCGGATTCTAAATATACCAAAGAACGATGTAAGGACTGTATTCGACGTGAACGACAATCGATGTAAGGACTGTATTTGACGCCAATCGTTTGACGTTTTTATTTTCTCTCTGAAACAGACAACATTGTTATGATTTTACAATAGAAAAGGTAAGTAGATATTCCTCGCGTTATCAACGCCAAAAATAGCCTTTCAACAAGGTAAGTAGATATTTCTCGCGTCATCAACGCCAAAAATGGCCTTTCAAGAAGGTAAGTAGATATTTCTCGCGTCATCAACGCcaaaaatagcctttcaagaagGTAAGTAGATATTTCTCGAAGAATATCATTAACGCCTTCAAGAAGACCTCATGAATTGTTTGACTAGTTTAATCTTCTTCTGCTGTTTTTATTCTAGAATAGTTATCTTTAAGAGTTATTCCAGATGAATGCATGCTAATGATGAGTTACATATGAGTGGCCGTTCTTGTCATTTGCAGGATATTCTATCGCGTTATTACAAAAAACTATCGCGATATTTCACTTTTGCTATTAATTAGAAAAATTATCAAACTAAAACGTTAGTTTTCATAATTAACGCGATATTATTTATTCAAGTATtacgataaaaaaatataatacgagattttcatcctcagataattttattattccaaaaccaaatacagagttgtataagtctagtttctcgtatactggaccaaaagtgtggaatgTACGGAAGCGTATATTACCCTCGTTTTAATACTTATAATCCAAGATGGCGATATAACTTTTAGCGAGAAAATGCTTTATTTCTCATTACTGCgatttatttttttcgacaaaatgCCTAACAAGGCATTAAGCCGATTTGTTTTTTATCGCCTtaaaaataaatcgttttaaatAACGCGACATATTatcaaaacgagaaaaaaaattacgattaatttataagtcaataaaaatatcatgcaataataataaattgccttttttttcttattactgcgatttatttttttcgacaaaatgCCTAACAAGGCATTTAGCCGATTTGTTTTTTATCGCCataaaaataaatcgttttaaatAACGCGATTAATTtataagtcaataaaaatatcatgcaataataataaattgcctttttttcttcgatatattgttttataaagcaacaaattgttttaaattaaggcGAGCAACGGGAAAGTTTTCAGCTAAATCGAGATAAATATGGCACGATTTTAACctgttcattttcattttgattttggaAGGACCAGGCCGCCATCACATTTGGGCATTTTATTTCAAGCAAATGGAGGTAAGATAagaaacaatttattaaatgaaatctcgccgcgatatagccttgttgTGCTCATGTGgcgttaaacaaacaacaatcaatcaatcaatcaatctttaagttattgttgtaaaaaaactTCTATAAAAAGGCTTTTACACGTGTCTGCCGTAGTATACACACGTTAGGGGAATTAAGTTTTTGGTGCATAAAAAACCCAACCCTTTTTCCCCAGCTGTGAAAGTATAATGGTCGCTTTAAAAAATAATCAGGTTTGACTATAAATTAACATAGGGTGTCACGAAATTTACGTTGAAGAGAGCCAGTCgagttctaatttttttaattcacagtTGCGGCAAAATAAGATCCTTTGATGTTTTAACTCTGAGACACCACAAATTCATTTGAACTATATAGACCCCCTCCCCCCTATATAAAGTTCCAATGACTGTTCTTGTGACTATTGTTACTTTGAAGTTTtcagtgagaaaaaaaatctcgtgCAGTACTAAAAAAATGACGGGGCAGATTAATTATTGTtcggttaatataaaaaagaagatgtggtgtaattgccaatgagacaactcttcacaagagaccaaatgacacagaaattaacaactataataggtcaccgtacgacctttaacaatgatcaaagcccataccgcaatgTTTTTGTATGTGCAATACACAGTACAAAGACGACAAATTTTATCAGTgtttcggctgttttctgttctttagtcaggttgttgtctctttgacacattcccaatttccattctcagattaagtaaacaaaaatttccctctatgatatatataaaaaagaagatttggtgtaattgccaatgagacaactctaaacaagagaccaaatgacacagaaattaacaactataggtaaccgtacggccttcaacaatgagcaaagcccataccgcatagtcagctataaaaggccccgaaataacaaatgtaaaacaattcaaacgagaaaactaacggccaaattaatgtacaaataaatgaacgaaaaacaaatacatgtaacacagcaacaaacgacaaccactgaattacaggctcctgacttgggacaggcacatacatacataatgtggcggggttaaacatgttagcgggatcccaaccctccccctaacctgggacagtggtgaaacagtacaacataagaacgaaagaacatgacacagaaattaccaattataggtcaccgtacgcgtacggtacaaaaccaataccgcatagtcagctataaaaggccctaaatgacaaatgtaacacaatgaacaaaacataaatatgtaacacaacaacaaacgacaaccactgaattacaggctcctgacttaggacaggcacatacatacattatgtggcggggttaaacatgttagcgggatcccaaccctccccctaaccttggacagtggtgtaacagtacaacatataggaacgaactataaaaatcagttgaaaaaggcttaacacaTCAGATggatagaaatacatctaacaaaaacagagtggctcagcacttatacatcccaacaacaaaaagactatTAGTaccgatctgagagtactcgcagttactgacagctagttcaaagccaataacaacccttattttccatattttttttactataaatactGACATGACGTATTGTTAACTTCGTATTGAAAATAAGCTGTTTTGGTCCGCCATACCAggaatatatatattgactgttAAACTGTTCCCATGCCATACAATGTACACATAccggcacttgtctcagaaaaaaatctgtataccttaaggatgtacttaggtgaggtttttgtgatttggtcaaatgttcggactccttttTTTCCTTagatacagggtaaaatattttgccccataacacccactTTTCATTTCTTAGAAATCTTCAAATAGCTTATATAAGGTCAGAAACAAAATTTAAGCAGAGTCGAGACTGTAGATTTCTTTTCTtacgatttgagacccaaataacaCCAAATTAATGCttaaaatataaggtaaaagtcagagcAGTGGCGGATCCCGAACTTTTTATAAgatggggcccactgactgacctaagagagGAAGTGGCGGATCCCGAACTTTttataagagggggcccactgactgacctaaatgGGAAGTGGCGGAATAGGTtagggttccaggggttggaacccccttttgtgtacgatcaatgcatttgtattaAGACATTATGTTTggaacctccccccccccccattttacTCTGGGTTgtgaacccccttttaaaaataactagatCCGCCCATGGAGGgacccactccagtcatgcttcagtttTCAGTGATTCCTAATATAATCAACTAAATTGGCGTACGTATATCTtttttattgcatagcaatataatatttcccacagaaaataaccaaaagttagcgtgcaataaattccaatattgcactagtgcaataaatcttcaaaaatgaCTTCATCAACGACagaatcttagtttaaaccaattttcactttcaaatattatattgctaaaAAATATGAGGGTTATTGCATGattattggggaatattgtcccttgtACACTCACAAGCTCGTGCAATAATATTAAATTCTACTCCGGACAATTCCCCAATATTCATACAATAACCCTACATAATATAGGATTcgttttctgagacaagtgcctgtgccgcCATATATACATGTCTGGATCACAGGGGCCGGTAACatactgtttgaaaaaaaaatgtttacactgATATGTAATAATACGTATTATTATACTTTACTATAGTAACCACTATAATAAAATAACCTTCACAAATAACCCCTCTTTCCCGCGGGTAACTGCGCATAGGCAGAATAACTGTTAGGGAATATGCACGTTGTCAAAATAACCCCATATTTCCCGCGGGCAACTGCGCGTATGCAAAATAACTGTGTGGGAATGAGCGCGTAGGCAAAATAACTCATTTGGTGGCAATTTGCACGACGTCTTTCAAATAACAACTTAACGTTCAGTTCAGTATAATAATACAGTTATGGCCTTTATAAAAGTTAATATCCAAAATTATTAAATCTCGAAAAAGATTATTTTCCCTCGGTCCTACGGACCTCGAGGAAAATAACCCTTTTCTCGATTTAATAATTTTggatattaaaacttttgatgaaggccataattgtatattattacatatcagtgtaatttttttttcaaacagtatGTTACCGGCCCCTATGATATGGATCATGTGGATGATCGTACCTGGGGACAGTCAATACAGATCGTTTCCTTCCCCTTTCACCGAATATTCCTCTGGTGAGTTCCATCAAATGCGCTACAGTAGATATGTATAATCAGGTATATTTTAGttactataaaaataacaaaataaataacatatgtatataaattgaatatccgaatattttgttttgtgaaggAGGGCGCAcaagagaatatatatatatatatatatagtagtatGATTTCTGTCTTTGGGGGCCACGGGGGGATTTTTTTTGGTAGGAGTGTGCCATTTTTGCCATTAAAAACTGTACCCATTCTTATATAGCATACACTGAAATTGGGAAAAAACGAATGTAAGGAAAAAAATCACAGGAAAAAAGTCACATACAAAAAAATCAGGGATAAAAAGTCagaggaaaaaaagtcacaactTTATTTTGAGATATTTTGTCTGctttttcttacaaaacttattttatttaaatttctttttgattttattaataaataagatGTTGTTCAACTTTGTATTCTTTTGTAAAGGGAAAAATTATCTTAAACTGAATAATTATAGCTCTTTATCATTTAAGCATTGTGATAAAGATTGAACTGAATTTTCTGCAATATAAACACTTGAAACTGCTTGAGAGAGGGAATTTATTTGCATCCCAAAAAAtacagaataagaaaaaaagaatcacATGTAAAGagaataaataataatacattgtGGCCTTTACATGTAGATGATTTCCAACcttttgaaatgaagaaatacaaaaattcTATTTCAATCTTTAAACAAAACTTATACACATGTAGACAACTTCAATGGGAAAAAAAACAATTCACCTGTACAGGTAAAGTACTGATGCAGGATAACATTTACAcaccttttaaataaatagataaaaaataatgaaactgaTTAGCTTGACCACCAGTCCATGGTTTAtgaccccaataaatggccaacatccCAGGTTTTATGACCCCTCAAATAAATGGTCACCATTTGATGCGACTATAGCAGATGTTGACCATATACTAAGAGTTTGTTCCAGGTTGTACTCTGGGTTGTACTGTAAGAGGGAGGTAGGGGGTCTCAAGAATTTTTTGGGATGagttttttattttcactttttgcgTGGTGGTTTATTTTTTGTGCACACGACCATTTATTTTCAACCTCATTTAAAACTAATTCCCCTCTTGTCATGCcagattatttttttcctgaCAATTGGGCTCAAgttattagggccccgccaaaggcgggtcgccctatagtgatcagtccgtctgtccgtctgtccgtccgtccgtccgtccgtccgtccgtccataaCAAAATCTTGTCCGCTCCATATCTTGAAAACCgttattttttcaaagtttatacttcacatgtatattgaccaacaccagagggtgtgtcataatgtatgttcaACTttgtaggtcaaaggtcaaggacaAAAACTTAGGTTTTAGTATagaaccccatgtcctatgggaAAGATCCTGTCCGCTCCATATCTCAAGAActgttatgatttcaaaattatactTCACATGTATATTGACCAATACCAGAgagtgtgtcataatgtatgttcaACTgtgtaggtcaaaggtcaaggtcaaatactTAGGTTTTGGTATagaaccccatgtcctatgggaAAGATCCTGTCCGCTCCATATcttgagaaccattatgatttcaaagtttatacttcacatgtatattaaccaacacaagAGTTGTGTCATAATGTTTGTTCAAATTTGTAGGTCAACGGTCAAGgtcaaaaatttagattttattatGGAACCCCATGACCTATGGGAAAGATCCTGTCCGCTCCATACCTTGAGAACCATTAGGATAAGTTTgtacttgacatgtttattaaGCAACAATTttgtaggtcaaaggtcaaggtaaaacaCTTACAGTTGGGAatcccatgtcctatggtaaagattgtgtctgTTATTGACAGCGGGCCCACAGTGATGGCTCCCAATGGCCATCTCACTGATATCTAGTTATTTTCAGCTTTTTTCAGGACaagttatttattattcaaaatccTCCTGGCCCTCAACATGGTCGTCCCCTTAAATAGTGTTTGAAGGTAGAATTTgctagatattttaatttttctaattttgccTTTTATAAAGAACTTCTAATATGAAGCCTACATACTTTTAAGCATTTTATCAAATTACTTTGAACTCATTTTCAACTTAGTAAAAAAGCTTGAAAAGTTGTATCCCTGtgtttaaaagtaataaaaactttttaaatgcatttttagctcacctagcctaaaaggccatgtgagcttatgccatcacttggcgtcgtcTGTcatccgttgtccgtcgtcgtaaactatttcaaagatcttggATCTTCTCTGAATCGCATTTATCCATACTCATAGTTGACTAAAGACTATATTATCATACAAAAATCACGTTTCTATACATAGAAGTCCATACATAAAGTATACCTGAGTTTGATTGCATTTTTTTAAGGACACAGAGAAGACAAAAATACCGTTAAAGATTTTTACGCATGACAGGAGGATAAGAAAAGGTGTATTTGCCTCTTCATTTGCAGATATGGTCAATAAATGTAAGTTTATACTGCTATGGTTTGAATTTGAAtagtaataataaacaaaacaagaagcTGGACATCCAGGGTGATGTATTGCCATCAACTTTGTCCTCTGTCCAACTGTCTCATCTGTTGCAAATTTTCCTTTAAAGAATTCTTCTTTTGTGAAACCTCTGAGTCCATTAAAAATACCTAAATGTAAAAATGCCCTACCCTACTAGTGAGGCTACCTAGCTagaaaatagctgcctactcaaaatcttttattgtcctgatgtgAAAaagtacacaatgcttattaccattaAACACAGATCAGGTTCGAAATTGGAGAGTGTCACTTTAACTGTTactgagttatgcccctttttaacataaaaattgCTAAATCTGTGGTTTCCAATCTCTAACGTTCtgtagtttgcctcaaccaaatattatgaaacttacatacaatgcttattaccataataCACAGATCAAGTAGTGCCACTTCTATCGTTCTTGGGTTATACCcacttataaacataaaaatagctATAACTTTTAAGTTTCCgatctctaacttaagtttgcttcaatcaaatattatgaaacttatacacaatactcaTTATCATAACACACAGATAAACACACAGATAAAGTTCCAAATATGTGAGTGTCAAATTTACTGGTTGgttagttatgcccctttataaacataaaaaaaacaaaaacaaatatatttacatgtgGGGGCATCTGTGgccaatggacacattcttcCATTTTTTACAACTCTGTTAGAAAGAAAAAGGACACAATATATATGAAGATTGTCTTAAATTCTAatgaaacaattatcaaaaatccATCTAGGATAAAGATTGTTCATGAAGTAAGTAAATTGGTAGGAGCAACACAGGTCCTGTAGCAGTCTGTCAAAATTAAATTACTAAATATTAAATGAGCAtgtcatttgtttaatttttggaATTGGGATCATTTGCTGTAATTTACATAATATAATCACATTTATATGAATAAAGTCATTTCTTTTTAGGTAAGGAAAAGTTTACTATTGCAGAGGGCAACCATATAACATTTGTTCTAAATGAAGATGGTGTGGAAATAGATGACGAATTTTTTTCAACTCTCACACCAAACACAATCCTCATGATTTTGAACGAGGGTGAAACATGGAACAAGCAGTTTGGTATGATTTTtaagttttgttgtaaatttgcATCAAGATGGTTAAAAGGTTCAAAATGGATGTTATAATTGCTTCCAATGTGCTTAATTATAGCATGGAGTTGTTGTAAAGATGAACAAACACTAAAAGCATCCAATTCTTTATTTTGTACGACCATAAACAAATGTCCTTAGCATTGTTTATAGACTTAGGGGATAacattattgtattgtattttaacatCAATTCTCTATAAGAATCAACCAACAGGTGGCCaccaaaaaaaattgagaaaacttgaaaatgtatttttccaTGCAATATAGTTGTGTTATCACtagaaataaagaagaaaatttgattctatcatgatttctttgttGTTGCTAGGGACAAATTTTACCTTAGCAACCAGCTAAAAATTTTTACTCAAAACTGATATTCTAAATATGGTCAAActattttttaattgcaattaaGGTTAAAAACAGATAATCAGTGATGAACAACATGGTATTATTCGTAATAAAACATACAGATACTTTGATATTTGTGAAATCTTAACTAAGTATACATGACACAAAGTCAGGTCTAAACCGATAAGTTTAATTTGGCCGAAAATGGGCATGTTTTGacccttaaatatttttttgcagaAATGTAGACCATAAAGGACTTTAACTTCATATGGAATCACCTTTTATTTACACATAATTTAGAAAAATATTGCTAAAAAAGGTATCACAACCCCCCTTTTTCACACAAACATGATGTTATTATTAACACACTGTTTCACAGAGATCTGTAATTCACCAAATATTACTTCATGCTACTAACATTAATGAATTAATGATTTAATTGTTGCATTAGTATGGGACTCTGGCCTAAGACAATGATATATTGCTAAATTTTAAAGGGCAGGCGGGCCAATGGTCGCCCTTAAAAGACCAGTATGTCCATCCTTGCCTATGTCCATAACACATCATGTCCACACGtataattacaaattttatacattgcatatatatttatttccacTAGAAAATGTTTTTTAATGTATGTACAACTCTGTGGATCAAAGGTGAAGGTCTAAAACTTCGATCAGATAAGAAGAATGAAACTAAATTACTGCATTTATGTTGCGATTAAACGTCGAGGGTTTTCATTAATGTCCATTTTCAGATTTTTCTATTACTTCTGATTCTGAGGAATCATTGCCAGATCTTGGTTCCCAGTTTACAGAAAACCTACTTTCATCTACCCTGCCTACAGtaactgtatctgtatctgtatgttaTCTTCACCTCCTTTATAGGAGATCAGTGATTTCTCACTAAGGTACATATATCCATCAACCACAGTGTTAAAAATAGTCCATCACCAGTTTAAAATATATTACATCATGTACAATTGGCTAAAACACATTTTCTATATACAGTCAATAAAAGTATCTCtctatttaataatatttagttgttattttaaaactcatttttgtgaaatttataaaaactgtAACAAAAGctaaaattctaaatttatttatatatagccTATTTAAAATTATTCAGATCTAGTTCACTTGGAATTCCAAGTAACATGTTCCACTCCTTCGAATTCTGCACCACAGTTCACAGCACATGTAACCTCACCTGCAACATCCACACCTATTTCTCAGACAAGCTCTAATAGTCTTGTTCATGCAGGTACACCAACAGTAAGTATTTGTTACAATCACAAGAATAAATTCAATGTTTGTATGTTCTGCATCATTGCATGTTGCTTGGTGTTTTTATAGGCCTGTCTTAGACGgaacatattatggtataccgttgttcaTCCATCAgtccgtctgtccatctgtctaTCCCCGTTTGTTGTCCACACtgtggacaataactcaaaaaggctttcaccaatttccattaACTTAACCCCTACCATGCGGGTCCCGTCTTTTGACGGGTTAGGTGCAATTTTCAGAAATCGGCCTCCCGGGACTTGTGATGGTTTCAGAAGTGGGTTTTTTCGTTACCATGTCACAAGATATACTTCTCCAACATCTTTAAGCTATCTATCTATA from Mytilus edulis chromosome 7, xbMytEdul2.2, whole genome shotgun sequence encodes the following:
- the LOC139482429 gene encoding uncharacterized protein, with translation MYNQDTEKTKIPLKIFTHDRRIRKGVFASSFADMVNKCKEKFTIAEGNHITFVLNEDGVEIDDEFFSTLTPNTILMILNEGETWNKQFDLVHLEFQVTCSTPSNSAPQFTAHVTSPATSTPISQTSSNSLVHAGTPTVTMQLPNTPRKCIICSDREIDAVIQPCFHSLCLVCGLQIQEHGRKCPICRGNIENVCLIFFG